A part of Amycolatopsis lurida genomic DNA contains:
- a CDS encoding 3-oxoacyl-ACP reductase — translation MGLDGKTAIVTGAGAGLGRAEALALAAAGASVVVNDVSAAAQTVADEIEAEGGKAVAVTGDVSESATADALLTAAVDHFGGLHVVVNNAGVLRDRMLFSMSDDDWDTVLGVHLRGHFLLSRNAGAYWRDKSKVDAAPVYGRVVNTASESFLLGAPGQPNYGAAKAGIAALTVSTARGLSRYGVRANAICPRARTAMTEGVFGADAPEGIDPLSVDHVAPFVSFLCSPEADRVNGQVFLVYGGMVALMRPPSVEQRFDTVNGTWTADELATSVGGYFADRDPERMFSASEIMSLP, via the coding sequence GTGGGTTTGGACGGCAAGACGGCCATCGTGACCGGGGCCGGCGCGGGACTCGGCCGGGCCGAGGCGCTGGCGCTGGCCGCCGCGGGAGCGTCGGTGGTGGTCAACGACGTGTCGGCCGCGGCGCAGACGGTGGCCGACGAGATCGAGGCCGAGGGCGGCAAGGCCGTCGCGGTCACCGGCGACGTGTCGGAGTCCGCGACCGCGGACGCGCTGCTCACCGCCGCCGTCGACCACTTCGGCGGGCTGCACGTCGTGGTCAACAACGCGGGCGTGCTGCGCGACCGGATGCTGTTCTCGATGTCCGACGACGACTGGGACACCGTACTCGGGGTCCATCTGCGCGGGCATTTCCTGCTTTCGCGCAACGCCGGGGCGTACTGGCGCGACAAGTCCAAAGTGGACGCGGCGCCGGTGTACGGCCGGGTGGTCAACACCGCGTCGGAGTCGTTCCTGCTCGGCGCGCCCGGCCAGCCGAACTACGGCGCGGCCAAGGCGGGCATCGCCGCACTCACCGTCTCCACCGCACGCGGCCTTTCGCGGTACGGCGTCCGCGCCAACGCGATCTGCCCGCGCGCCCGCACGGCGATGACCGAAGGGGTCTTCGGGGCCGACGCGCCGGAAGGGATCGACCCGCTGTCGGTCGACCACGTCGCGCCGTTCGTGTCCTTCCTCTGCTCGCCCGAGGCCGATCGCGTCAACGGCCAGGTGTTCCTCGTCTACGGCGGGATGGTCGCGCTGATGCGGCCGCCGTCGGTGGAACAGCGGTTCGACACCGTCAACGGCACCTGGACCGCCGACGAACTCGCCACCAGCGTGGGCGGCTACTTCGCCGACCGCGACCCGGAACGGATGTTCTCCGCGTCCGAGATCATGTCGCTGCCGTGA
- a CDS encoding MCE family protein translates to MKPLKERNQAVVGGVTLILIVLITVTTYFSDRIPLFGSGTTYSAYFGESAGLAPDNEVQVAGVKVGQVSSVELAGKKVLVKFRVKDVRVGDATAASIEIKTLLGEKFLALTPKGKANQDPNTTIGLDRTRTPFELQDAFQELSGTVGEIDTAQLASSFTVLSDALKDSPQYLKDALSGLSSLSKTVSSRDGDLKTLLANTSKVSKTLSDRNAQLKRILDDGNLLLAELQNRKDAISTLLKGTQQVSAQLSGLVADNRQQLKPTLEKLGKVTDILQRNQDNLSRSLALMAPFARVGANATGNGRWFEGYLCGLLPPTIIAGAFQVNPEGCTPPIAAPNQGVGGR, encoded by the coding sequence GTGAAACCGCTCAAGGAACGCAACCAGGCCGTGGTCGGCGGCGTGACACTCATCCTGATCGTGCTGATCACGGTGACGACGTACTTCTCCGACCGGATCCCGTTGTTCGGCAGCGGGACGACGTACTCCGCGTACTTCGGCGAGTCCGCGGGGCTGGCACCGGACAACGAGGTCCAGGTCGCCGGCGTCAAGGTCGGCCAGGTCAGCTCGGTGGAGCTGGCGGGCAAGAAGGTGCTGGTGAAGTTCCGGGTCAAGGATGTCCGGGTCGGCGACGCGACCGCCGCGTCGATCGAGATCAAGACGCTGCTCGGCGAGAAGTTCCTCGCGCTCACCCCGAAGGGCAAGGCGAACCAGGACCCGAACACCACCATCGGGCTCGACCGCACGCGGACGCCGTTCGAGCTGCAGGACGCGTTCCAGGAGCTGTCGGGCACGGTCGGCGAGATCGATACCGCGCAGCTGGCGTCGAGTTTCACCGTCCTCTCCGACGCGCTCAAAGACAGCCCGCAATACCTGAAGGACGCGTTGAGCGGGCTTTCGTCCTTGTCCAAGACGGTGTCCTCACGCGACGGTGACCTGAAGACGTTGCTGGCCAATACGAGCAAGGTGTCCAAGACACTGTCCGACCGCAACGCGCAGCTGAAACGGATCCTCGACGACGGCAACCTCCTGCTCGCCGAGCTGCAGAACCGGAAGGACGCGATCAGCACCTTGCTCAAGGGCACGCAACAGGTCTCGGCACAGCTGTCCGGTCTCGTCGCCGACAACCGGCAGCAGCTGAAGCCGACACTGGAGAAACTCGGCAAGGTCACCGACATCCTGCAGCGCAACCAGGACAACCTCAGCCGCAGCCTCGCGCTGATGGCGCCGTTCGCCCGCGTCGGCGCCAACGCGACCGGCAACGGGCGCTGGTTCGAGGGATACCTGTGCGGGTTGCTGCCGCCGACGATCATCGCGGGCGCGTTCCAGGTCAACCCGGAGGGCTGCACCCCGCCGATCGCGGCGCCGAACCAGGGGGTGGGCGGACGATGA
- a CDS encoding MlaE family ABC transporter permease: MAGEPAVSDRTLEIIARPGAMLEGFGGQLSFYFRALAWTPRTIRRYGREIFRLLTEVSFGTGALAVIGGTLGVMIGMTLFTGLIVGLQGYSALNQLGTAALTGFISAYFNTREVAPLSAGLALSATVGCGFTAQLGAMKISEEIDALEVMGVPSLPYLVTTRVIAGVTAVIPLYAVGLLSSYLASRQITIWLYGQSAGTYDHYFTLFLPPEDVLWSFLKVIIFSVLVILSHCYYGYTASGGPAGVGVAVGRAVRTSIVLISVLDFFLSLAIWGATTTVRISG, translated from the coding sequence ATGGCAGGCGAACCCGCAGTTTCGGACCGGACGCTCGAAATCATCGCGCGTCCCGGCGCGATGCTGGAAGGCTTCGGCGGCCAGCTGTCGTTCTACTTCCGCGCGCTGGCCTGGACCCCGCGCACGATCCGGCGCTACGGCCGCGAGATCTTCCGCCTGCTGACCGAGGTCAGCTTCGGCACCGGCGCGCTCGCGGTGATCGGCGGGACGCTCGGCGTGATGATCGGCATGACGCTGTTCACCGGTCTCATCGTCGGCCTGCAGGGCTACTCCGCGCTGAACCAGCTCGGTACCGCCGCGCTCACGGGGTTCATCTCGGCGTACTTCAACACCCGTGAGGTCGCGCCGCTTTCGGCCGGGCTCGCGCTTTCGGCCACCGTCGGTTGCGGGTTCACCGCGCAACTCGGCGCGATGAAGATCTCGGAGGAGATCGACGCGCTCGAAGTGATGGGCGTGCCGAGCCTGCCGTATCTCGTGACGACACGGGTGATCGCCGGCGTCACCGCGGTCATCCCGCTCTACGCCGTCGGCCTGCTTTCGTCGTACCTCGCCTCGCGGCAGATCACCATCTGGCTCTACGGCCAGTCCGCGGGCACCTACGACCATTACTTCACGCTGTTCCTGCCGCCTGAAGACGTGCTCTGGTCGTTCCTCAAGGTGATCATCTTCAGCGTGCTCGTGATCCTTTCGCATTGCTATTACGGCTACACCGCCAGCGGTGGGCCCGCCGGGGTCGGTGTCGCGGTCGGCCGCGCGGTGCGGACGTCGATCGTGCTGATCTCGGTCCTCGACTTCTTCCTCAGCCTCGCGATCTGGGGCGCCACGACGACGGTGAGGATTTCCGGGTGA
- a CDS encoding MCE family protein has translation MRRQRQKIAGVLAGVLVLAGCGDGGFSGLYNTPLPGGADLGDHPYRLSAQFSDVLDLVPQASVKVNDVPVGRVEKIDLAPDTRSAWVSMVVNGDIALPANARAELRQSSLLGEKFVDLHAPEKPEGALAEGAKIPLDRTNRNPEVEEVLGALSLLLNGGGVEQIQKISHELNEALTGNEAEVRSLLSQVDKLATELDGHKGEILRAIDGLDKLSKTLVGQTQNLTNALDNLSPGLKVVTEQRDQLVGMLQSLNTLSGVATETIKASKDTLVANLRALQPTLQKLAEAGQDLPTALRILLTYPFPDYAGNVIKGDYANVEAKIDLKLDTFLENMNNSSQPIIQLPGTQGTGTPGAIPFNNGAAPPVLPLPTGDLPQTPQAPQGDVLGGVLGGILGPLLGGGR, from the coding sequence ATGAGGCGGCAACGGCAGAAGATCGCGGGAGTGCTGGCGGGCGTTCTCGTGCTCGCCGGCTGCGGTGACGGCGGTTTCTCGGGGCTGTACAACACACCGTTGCCGGGCGGCGCGGATCTCGGCGACCACCCGTACCGGCTTTCCGCGCAGTTCTCCGACGTCCTCGACCTGGTGCCGCAGGCGAGTGTGAAGGTCAACGACGTCCCGGTGGGCCGGGTCGAGAAGATCGACCTCGCGCCGGACACGCGTTCGGCGTGGGTGAGCATGGTCGTCAACGGCGACATCGCGTTGCCCGCGAACGCGCGTGCCGAGCTGCGGCAGTCGAGCCTGCTCGGGGAGAAGTTCGTCGACCTGCACGCCCCCGAGAAACCCGAAGGAGCGCTCGCGGAGGGCGCGAAGATCCCGCTGGACCGCACGAATCGCAACCCCGAGGTCGAGGAGGTCCTCGGCGCGCTTTCCCTGCTGCTCAACGGCGGCGGCGTCGAGCAGATCCAGAAGATCAGTCACGAACTCAACGAAGCGCTCACCGGCAACGAGGCCGAGGTCCGCTCCCTGCTGTCCCAAGTGGACAAGCTGGCCACCGAACTCGACGGGCACAAGGGCGAGATCCTGCGCGCCATCGACGGCCTCGACAAGCTGTCCAAGACCCTCGTCGGCCAGACGCAGAACCTCACGAACGCGCTAGACAACCTCTCGCCGGGGCTCAAGGTCGTGACCGAGCAGCGGGATCAGCTCGTCGGCATGCTGCAGTCGCTGAACACGCTGTCCGGGGTCGCGACCGAAACCATCAAGGCGAGCAAGGACACGCTGGTCGCGAACCTCCGCGCGTTGCAGCCGACGTTGCAGAAGCTGGCCGAGGCGGGCCAAGATCTGCCGACGGCGCTGCGGATCCTGCTCACGTACCCGTTCCCGGACTACGCGGGCAACGTGATCAAGGGCGACTACGCGAACGTCGAAGCGAAGATCGACCTGAAACTGGACACGTTCCTGGAGAACATGAACAACTCGTCGCAGCCGATCATCCAGCTGCCCGGTACCCAGGGGACCGGTACCCCCGGCGCGATCCCGTTCAACAACGGTGCCGCGCCGCCGGTGCTGCCCTTGCCCACCGGTGATCTTCCGCAGACGCCGCAGGCACCGCAAGGGGACGTGCTCGGCGGCGTGCTGGGCGGGATCCTCGGGCCGCTGCTCGGAGGTGGCCGGTGA
- a CDS encoding ferredoxin, translating into MEIDVDRSLCEANAICVGFAPEVFDLDDDEELVLASAEVPQNQVERVTQAVASCPKNALLIRG; encoded by the coding sequence ATGGAGATCGACGTCGATCGCTCGCTCTGTGAGGCGAACGCGATCTGTGTCGGCTTCGCGCCCGAGGTCTTCGATCTCGACGACGACGAGGAGCTTGTCCTCGCGTCGGCGGAAGTTCCGCAAAACCAAGTAGAACGTGTTACTCAAGCCGTGGCGAGCTGCCCGAAAAACGCCCTGCTCATACGTGGTTAG
- a CDS encoding acyl-CoA dehydrogenase family protein encodes MRIDYTPEQRALAAELREYFAGLMTPERREALAGDGGEYGDGLVYKEIVRDLGSAGWLAIGWPREYGGQDRSMLDQLVFTDEAAAAGVPVPFLTVNTVGPTIMRYGTEEQKAFYLPKIAAGELHFAIGYSEPGAGTDLASLRTRAVRDGDDYVINGQKMWTSLIEYADYVWLAARTDPDARKHKGLSMLIVPTSAPGFSWTKVHTVAGPGTSATYYDDVRVPVTSRVAGENEGWPLITNQLNHERVALTSAAPIQTSLREVRSWAQTTKLPDGSRVIDQPWVRLHLARIHTHAEYLKLRNWRIAWAAASGDLGPAEASATKVFGTEFATEAYRLMMEILGAGAVVREGSPGAQLRGRIERLHRSSLILTFGGGTNEIQRDMIAATALGLPVTR; translated from the coding sequence ATGCGGATCGACTACACGCCGGAGCAGCGGGCGCTGGCGGCGGAACTCAGGGAGTACTTCGCCGGGCTGATGACCCCCGAACGCCGTGAAGCCCTGGCCGGTGACGGTGGCGAGTACGGTGACGGCCTGGTGTACAAGGAAATCGTCCGCGATCTCGGTAGCGCGGGCTGGCTCGCGATCGGCTGGCCCCGCGAGTACGGCGGACAGGACCGGTCGATGCTCGACCAGCTCGTCTTCACCGACGAAGCGGCCGCGGCGGGGGTGCCCGTCCCGTTCCTCACGGTGAACACCGTCGGGCCGACCATCATGCGCTATGGCACCGAAGAACAGAAGGCGTTCTACCTGCCGAAGATCGCCGCCGGCGAGCTGCACTTCGCGATCGGCTACTCCGAGCCGGGCGCGGGCACCGACCTGGCGTCCCTGCGCACCCGCGCGGTCCGCGACGGCGACGACTACGTCATCAACGGCCAGAAGATGTGGACGAGCCTGATCGAGTACGCCGACTACGTCTGGCTGGCCGCCCGCACCGACCCCGACGCCCGCAAGCACAAGGGCCTGAGCATGCTGATCGTGCCGACCTCGGCCCCCGGCTTCTCCTGGACGAAGGTGCACACGGTCGCCGGGCCGGGTACGAGCGCGACCTACTACGACGACGTGCGCGTGCCGGTGACCTCCCGGGTCGCCGGGGAGAACGAGGGCTGGCCGCTCATCACGAACCAGCTCAACCACGAACGTGTCGCGCTGACCTCGGCCGCCCCGATCCAGACGTCGCTGCGCGAGGTACGGAGCTGGGCGCAGACGACGAAACTGCCCGACGGCTCCCGCGTCATCGACCAGCCGTGGGTGCGGCTGCATCTGGCGCGGATCCACACCCACGCCGAGTACCTCAAACTGCGGAACTGGCGGATCGCCTGGGCGGCCGCGAGCGGCGACCTCGGCCCGGCGGAGGCGTCGGCGACGAAGGTGTTCGGCACGGAGTTCGCGACCGAGGCGTACCGGCTGATGATGGAGATCCTCGGCGCGGGCGCCGTGGTCCGAGAGGGCTCCCCCGGCGCCCAGTTGCGCGGCCGGATCGAACGGCTGCACCGGTCTTCGCTGATCCTCACCTTCGGCGGCGGGACCAACGAGATCCAGCGGGACATGATCGCCGCGACCGCCCTCGGCCTGCCCGTCACGCGCTAG
- a CDS encoding glucose 1-dehydrogenase, whose amino-acid sequence MGRLDGKVALITGGARGQGEAAARLFVAEGARVVIADINDLDGKKLAADLGESAVYQHLDVGDEAEWDAAIERTVSEFGPPTVLVNNAGILHFSELGKTTLADYERVIRVNQIGAFLGMRSVVEPMTGAGGGSIVNVSSVEGLAGMPFLVAYTASKFAIRGMTKVAALELGAKNIRVNSVHPGAIDTPMVAAAAGGQKVDMSWVGKKVALGRVGQPEDIAKLVLFLASDESSYSTGAEFVADGGATATHALKF is encoded by the coding sequence ATGGGCAGGCTCGACGGCAAGGTAGCGCTGATCACCGGCGGCGCCCGCGGGCAGGGCGAGGCGGCCGCGCGGCTGTTCGTCGCCGAGGGCGCGCGCGTGGTGATCGCCGACATCAACGACCTCGACGGCAAGAAACTCGCCGCCGATTTGGGTGAATCCGCGGTCTACCAGCATCTCGACGTCGGTGACGAGGCCGAATGGGACGCCGCGATCGAGCGCACCGTCTCGGAGTTCGGCCCGCCGACCGTGCTGGTCAACAACGCGGGCATCCTGCACTTCTCGGAACTCGGCAAGACCACGCTCGCCGACTACGAACGCGTCATCCGGGTCAACCAGATCGGGGCGTTTCTCGGGATGCGTTCGGTCGTTGAACCGATGACCGGGGCCGGAGGCGGCTCCATCGTCAACGTGTCCTCAGTCGAAGGGCTCGCCGGGATGCCGTTCCTCGTCGCCTACACCGCGAGCAAGTTCGCGATCCGCGGCATGACCAAGGTCGCCGCGCTCGAACTCGGCGCGAAGAACATCCGGGTCAATTCGGTCCATCCCGGCGCGATCGACACCCCGATGGTCGCGGCCGCCGCCGGCGGGCAGAAAGTCGACATGTCGTGGGTGGGCAAGAAGGTCGCCTTGGGCCGTGTCGGGCAGCCGGAGGACATCGCGAAACTCGTTCTGTTCCTGGCCAGTGACGAAAGTTCGTACAGCACGGGCGCGGAGTTCGTCGCGGACGGCGGGGCGACCGCGACGCACGCGCTCAAGTTTTGA
- a CDS encoding MCE family protein: protein MSTRTRTLYHRVAFACVLVLVVTAGLWLVFKEPGGTRISAYFGKTVGLYAGSSVRVLGVKVGEITGVTPQGEAVRVDMRIDGDTPIPADAGAVVVAPSLVSDRYVQLTPAYESGPEMASDTVIAKEKTATPAELDDLYTSLDKLSTSLGPNGANKNGALSDVLDTAAANLDGNGKNLNTTVTRLSELAKTLDSSKGDLFTTVQNLNSFTGALAESDKQLNEFYRRAADVSGFLAADSADVGAALTSLATAMGDVEKFVAENKDLLSSNVDKLAGLTKVLVDQRASLAEVIDIAPTGATNFINSYDAASGTIAVRDNLNELTHPPILTVCRLISASTPKPIPDALGNICKQLAPVLDGTLKLPSVPQVLASLQSGELPPLPLPLVDVMTKGLPK, encoded by the coding sequence ATGAGCACCCGGACCCGCACGCTCTACCACCGGGTCGCGTTCGCCTGCGTCCTGGTGCTGGTCGTGACCGCCGGGCTTTGGCTGGTGTTCAAAGAACCCGGCGGGACCCGGATCAGCGCCTACTTCGGGAAGACCGTCGGGCTCTACGCGGGCTCCTCGGTCCGGGTGCTCGGGGTGAAGGTCGGGGAGATCACCGGGGTCACGCCGCAGGGCGAGGCGGTCCGGGTCGACATGCGGATCGACGGCGACACCCCGATCCCGGCCGACGCGGGTGCCGTCGTGGTCGCGCCGAGCCTGGTCAGCGACCGGTACGTCCAGCTGACTCCGGCGTACGAGAGCGGCCCCGAAATGGCCTCGGACACGGTGATCGCGAAGGAGAAGACGGCGACGCCTGCCGAACTCGACGACCTCTACACCAGCCTGGACAAGCTCTCGACCAGCTTGGGACCCAACGGCGCCAACAAGAACGGCGCGCTGTCCGACGTGCTCGACACCGCGGCCGCGAACCTCGACGGCAACGGCAAGAACCTCAACACCACGGTGACGCGGCTGTCCGAGCTGGCCAAGACGCTGGACAGCTCCAAAGGCGACCTGTTCACCACGGTGCAGAACCTGAACTCCTTCACCGGGGCACTGGCCGAGAGCGACAAGCAGCTCAACGAGTTCTATCGCCGGGCCGCGGACGTGAGCGGCTTCCTGGCCGCGGATTCCGCCGACGTGGGCGCCGCGCTGACCTCCCTGGCGACGGCGATGGGCGACGTCGAAAAGTTCGTCGCGGAGAACAAGGATCTCCTCTCGTCCAATGTGGACAAGCTCGCCGGGCTGACGAAGGTGCTCGTGGATCAGCGGGCCTCGCTCGCCGAGGTGATCGACATCGCGCCGACCGGGGCGACCAACTTCATCAACTCCTACGACGCCGCGTCCGGCACGATCGCGGTGCGGGACAACCTGAACGAGCTGACGCATCCGCCGATCCTGACCGTGTGCCGCCTGATCAGCGCGAGCACGCCGAAACCGATCCCGGACGCGCTGGGCAACATCTGCAAACAGCTCGCACCCGTTCTCGACGGCACGCTGAAACTCCCGTCGGTCCCGCAGGTGCTGGCCTCACTGCAAAGCGGTGAGTTGCCACCGCTGCCGCTCCCGCTCGTCGACGTCATGACGAAGGGGCTTCCGAAATGA
- a CDS encoding MCE family protein, with product MRSFVPDLVKILVFAVVTVLLTAVLGATIANTNFGDTAGYTAKFTDASGLKEGDDVRIVGVKVGQVGKIEVEEGEKNFAQVHFDVQTSHRLPASVTATIKYRNLVGQRYLSLGTDIGDEKSLPRGGVIPPERTKPALNLTVLFNGFKPLFRALNPEDVNKLSYEIIQVFQGEGGTITSLLAHTASVTSAIAGKDKIIGDVIANLNTVLGTVEKRSPELGELIDQTQRLVTGLAEQRQPIGEAVKALGDLTVATTGLLADARPALKDDVVQLGALSQNLGDSEQLLEHLLQVLPGNLQKFTRTLSYGSWFNYYLCGISGSIGIKSLDIELPITPLPGTQRPERCGP from the coding sequence ATGAGGTCCTTCGTCCCGGATCTGGTCAAGATCCTCGTCTTCGCCGTGGTGACCGTGCTGCTCACCGCGGTCCTCGGCGCCACCATCGCGAACACCAACTTCGGCGACACCGCCGGCTACACGGCCAAGTTCACCGACGCGTCCGGGCTCAAGGAGGGCGACGACGTCCGCATCGTCGGCGTGAAGGTCGGCCAGGTCGGCAAGATCGAGGTCGAAGAAGGCGAGAAGAACTTCGCCCAGGTCCATTTCGACGTCCAGACCTCGCATCGGCTGCCCGCGTCGGTCACCGCGACGATCAAGTACCGCAACCTGGTCGGCCAGCGGTATCTCTCGCTCGGCACGGACATCGGCGACGAGAAGTCGTTGCCGCGCGGCGGGGTCATCCCGCCCGAGCGCACCAAACCGGCGCTCAACCTGACCGTGCTGTTCAACGGGTTCAAACCGCTCTTCCGCGCGCTGAACCCCGAGGACGTCAACAAACTCTCCTACGAGATCATCCAGGTCTTCCAGGGCGAGGGCGGCACGATCACCAGCCTGCTCGCACACACCGCGTCGGTCACGTCGGCCATCGCGGGCAAGGACAAGATCATCGGTGACGTCATCGCGAACCTCAACACGGTGCTCGGCACGGTCGAGAAACGCTCGCCCGAGCTGGGCGAGCTGATCGACCAGACCCAGCGGCTGGTCACCGGGCTCGCCGAGCAGCGGCAGCCGATCGGGGAGGCGGTCAAGGCGCTGGGCGACCTCACCGTCGCCACCACCGGCCTGCTCGCCGACGCGCGGCCCGCGCTCAAAGACGACGTCGTCCAGCTCGGCGCGCTGTCGCAGAACCTCGGCGACTCGGAACAGCTGCTCGAGCATCTCCTGCAGGTGCTGCCGGGCAACCTGCAGAAGTTCACCAGGACGCTGAGCTACGGCAGCTGGTTCAACTACTACCTGTGCGGGATCTCCGGCAGCATCGGCATCAAATCACTCGACATCGAACTGCCGATCACGCCGCTGCCCGGCACGCAGCGACCAGAGAGGTGCGGGCCGTGA
- a CDS encoding MlaE family ABC transporter permease encodes MNASVSVPGTGALIQVGRLATLSWEVLRAIFKRPFQFREWIQQCWFFASVTILPTALVAIPFGAVIALQLGSLTQQIGAQSFTGAASALAIVQQASPLITALLVAGAGGSAVCADIGARKIREEIDAMEVLGVNPIQRLIVPRVLAAIVVSVLLNGLVSVVGVLGGYFFNVVMQGGTPGAYLASFNALAQVPDLWISEIKALLYGFVAGVVAAFRGLNPAGGPKGVGDAVNQAVVITFLLLFLINVVLTAIYLRIVPPKAM; translated from the coding sequence GTGAACGCATCGGTGTCCGTCCCGGGTACGGGTGCGCTCATCCAGGTCGGCAGGCTCGCGACCCTGTCGTGGGAAGTCCTGCGCGCGATCTTCAAACGCCCGTTCCAGTTCCGCGAATGGATCCAGCAGTGCTGGTTCTTCGCCAGCGTCACCATCCTGCCGACGGCGCTGGTGGCGATCCCGTTCGGCGCCGTCATCGCCTTGCAGCTGGGCTCGCTGACGCAGCAGATCGGCGCGCAGTCGTTCACCGGCGCGGCGAGCGCGCTCGCGATCGTGCAGCAGGCGAGCCCGCTGATCACCGCGCTGCTGGTGGCGGGCGCGGGCGGCAGCGCGGTCTGCGCCGACATCGGCGCCCGCAAGATCCGCGAAGAGATCGACGCGATGGAAGTCCTCGGGGTCAACCCGATCCAGCGCCTGATCGTGCCCCGCGTGCTCGCCGCGATCGTGGTTTCCGTGCTGCTGAACGGTTTGGTCAGCGTCGTCGGCGTACTCGGCGGCTACTTCTTCAACGTCGTCATGCAGGGCGGCACCCCCGGCGCGTACCTCGCCAGCTTCAACGCGCTCGCGCAGGTGCCGGATCTGTGGATCAGCGAGATCAAGGCGCTCCTCTACGGTTTCGTCGCCGGGGTGGTCGCGGCGTTCCGCGGGCTGAACCCGGCGGGCGGGCCGAAGGGCGTCGGCGACGCGGTGAACCAGGCCGTGGTCATCACATTCCTGCTGCTGTTCCTGATCAACGTCGTGCTGACCGCGATCTACCTGCGGATCGTGCCGCCGAAGGCGATGTGA
- a CDS encoding MCE family protein codes for MNRRILLRRLRHQVLGLVFLVVVVLFFVTTIAFYQKAFTTVTLVKLETDRIGNQMREGADVKVRGMVVGEVRTIQAHGDRATMELALQPDKTSVIPSNVSARLLPKTLFGERYVALQIPEKPERHIAEGDVIPQDRSSSAIELETVLGNVMPLLQAVQPEKMASTLNAVASALDGQGKQLGATMAGLSDYLGKVNPSLPDLKADITGIADAAKIYDKAAPDLLAALSDLTTTSKTLVESQRGLVDVYSTVTAASIDLTSFLKVNQDNLIRLTTNLQPTLDVLAKYAPEYPCLLKQLAGSVPRAELAFGKGTAHPEVSRVTIEFTPSRGKYLPGVDEPKYNDKRGPRCYPEVPPPGRWPQYPPDGAIDDGSSKPAPPRDPDGTLPSGGSAGGSVVNTPDEQRLIDLLVSPAMGTTPDQVPNWGSLLVGPLYRGVEVELR; via the coding sequence GTGAACAGGAGGATTCTGCTGCGGCGGCTCCGGCATCAGGTGCTGGGCCTGGTCTTCCTCGTGGTGGTCGTGCTGTTCTTCGTCACCACCATCGCCTTCTACCAGAAGGCCTTCACCACGGTGACCCTGGTGAAACTGGAGACCGACCGCATCGGCAACCAGATGCGCGAGGGCGCGGACGTGAAGGTGCGCGGAATGGTCGTCGGCGAGGTCCGGACGATCCAGGCGCACGGCGATCGCGCGACGATGGAACTGGCGCTGCAGCCGGACAAGACGTCGGTCATCCCGTCCAACGTGTCGGCGCGGCTGCTGCCGAAGACGTTGTTCGGCGAACGGTATGTCGCTCTGCAGATACCCGAGAAGCCGGAGCGGCACATCGCCGAGGGCGACGTCATCCCGCAGGACCGCAGCAGCAGCGCGATCGAGCTGGAAACCGTGCTCGGCAACGTGATGCCGCTGCTGCAGGCCGTCCAGCCGGAGAAGATGGCCAGCACGCTCAACGCCGTCGCGTCCGCTTTGGACGGTCAGGGCAAACAGCTCGGCGCGACGATGGCGGGGCTTTCGGACTACCTCGGCAAGGTGAACCCGTCGCTGCCCGACCTGAAGGCCGACATCACCGGGATCGCCGACGCCGCCAAGATCTACGACAAGGCCGCACCGGATCTGCTGGCCGCGCTTTCGGATCTGACCACCACGAGCAAGACCCTGGTCGAGAGCCAGCGCGGGCTCGTCGACGTGTACTCGACGGTGACCGCGGCCTCGATCGACCTGACGAGTTTCCTGAAGGTGAATCAGGACAACCTGATCCGCCTCACCACCAACCTTCAGCCCACTTTGGACGTTCTCGCGAAGTACGCGCCGGAGTACCCTTGCCTGCTCAAACAGCTCGCCGGATCGGTGCCGCGCGCGGAACTCGCGTTCGGCAAGGGCACCGCGCATCCCGAGGTCAGCCGGGTGACGATCGAGTTCACGCCGAGCCGTGGCAAGTACCTCCCCGGCGTCGACGAGCCGAAGTACAACGACAAACGCGGCCCTCGGTGCTACCCGGAAGTGCCGCCGCCAGGCCGCTGGCCGCAGTACCCGCCGGACGGCGCCATCGACGACGGGTCCTCGAAACCCGCGCCGCCGCGCGACCCCGACGGCACCCTGCCCTCTGGCGGGAGCGCGGGTGGTTCGGTGGTGAACACGCCGGACGAACAGCGGCTGATCGACCTGCTCGTGTCGCCGGCCATGGGCACGACCCCGGACCAAGTGCCGAACTGGGGGAGCCTGCTGGTGGGGCCGCTGTACCGCGGGGTGGAGGTGGAACTGCGATGA